ACAAGGGAGTTTTTCAATTATCGAAATGATTATAAGTAAGACTTAATCATCTTACGTGCTTTTTTCATATTGCGTTTTGAAAATACATCTTGTTTACGAGCATATTGATATGCTGCAGCTCCAACACCTAATGCGATTAATGAATTGCGTAGATTCAAAGTAAATCCCCCTTTTCGTTATCCGATCGTTCTTTCATTCTCATCAAATAAATCATCAAGAGAGCTTAATGAACCGTCTTCCTCAACTTGATGTGTATGGATTTTCCCCTTTGAAACCGATAATTCGATATAACAATTCCAGCAATAAAATTGGTTGACACCTATTTTTCCAATGTCTTTCCCTTTGCAATTTGGACAAATGAACATATGGCTTTCATCTCCTTACAGTCTCCCAGATTCTATTCGCCATTATGTCCAAACTGCATTCATTTATACATTACTGGAGCCTTTCAACGCTATGCGTTTGAAAGTTTCACTATATAATTTCACCTTGTTACATGAAATCATACGGTGAAATGTTTTCCACGTCCATTTCCTCGCCATTAACTGTGACCATCTGTACTTCTCCTTGTGATTCTTGCAAGCGACTAGCTAAAGTTGTTTGACGCATTGCATCATCAAGGCGATTTACACCAGATTGGAAAGCTGCTTCCTCCCCGCAAATAATAAGGAACTTCTTACTTCTTGTAATACCCGTGTAAATTAAATTACGACGTAACATACGGTTGTAACTTTTCACGATTGGCATAATAACAATCGGAAATTCACTACCTTGTGATTTATGAATGGAACAACAATATGCATGCGTAATTTGATTTAAATCGGGCTTCGTATACGTTACCTCAATTCCATCAAATGAAACGATAATCATATCTTGTTGCTCAACGTTTTCTTTTGCATAAAACACCGAAACAATTTCCCCAATATCACCATTAAACACTTGGCTCTCCGGCTGATTCACGAGTTGCAGTACTTTATCACCTCTTCGGTACACAACATCACCGTACTGGATTTCTTTACTCTTTTCCCTCTTCGGATTAAATACTTGTTGCAGCGCTTCGTTTAATACATTAATACCAGCAGGCCCGCGGTACATCGGTGCTAATACTTGAACATCCCTTGCACTAAAGCCTTTTGTTTTAGCATTTTCGCAAACTTTTTTCACAACCTCAACAATTTGAGCCCCTGTACAGCTGATAAACGAACGATCTTTTTTGTTTTGCGCTAAATCTGGTGGTAGAGTTCCATTTTTTATCGCATGGGCAAGTTGAATCACTGATGAGCCTTCCGCTTGACGATAAATTTCAGTAAGCTTCACTGTCGGAACTGCGCCTGCATTTAATAAATCTTTTAATACTTGTCCAGGTCCTACAGATGGCAACTGATCTTCATCACCTACAACGATAACTTGAATATTCGTCGGCAACGACTTAAATAGCTGATTTGCAAGCCAAATATCAACCATTGAAAATTCATCGATAATAAGGAGCTTACCTTGGACAGGATCCGTTTCATTACGCTGGAAAGATCCTTCTGGCGTCCAACCAAGTAAACGGTGAATTGTGCAAGCTGGAAGTCCTGTCGATTCACTCATCCGCTTCGCTGCTCTTCCTGTTGGAGCTGTTAATAGTATTGGAAATGGATTATCATCACTGTATTCATTCGGATTTAACGATAATCCGTGAAGTGACGCATACATTTCAACAATCCCTTTAATAACTGTTGTTTTCCCTGTTCCTGGTCCACCTGTCAATAACATCATCGGTTTATGAAGTGCCGTTTGAATTGCTTCTTGCTGAAACGGTGCATATTGTACGTTCAGTTGTTCTTCAATTTCACCTAACGTTTTTAACACTTCCGCTTCTGGAAATGAAGGTGTTTCTTCTTGATTCATAAGCCTGCGAATAGACTTTACAACACCTTTTTCAGAGTAGAATAACGTCGCTAAATACACTCGTTCTTCTTCTATGATGACTTTCCCTTCACTTTGCATCGTTTCAATACAACCTATAATATCTTCCTCAGTCACTCTTCCTTCTTGATTGTTTAAAAGTGACATCGTTTCTCTTACAAGTTGATCTTTCCTCATATAAACATGACCAAGTTGTAATGAGACATTCTCTAATGTGTAAAAACATCCCGCTCGTACACGGTCGTCATGATTACCCGATATCCCTAACGCACGCCCTATATCATCCGCTCTTCCAAAACCAATCCCGTCCACTTCTTCAATAAGTTGATACGGATTATTACGAATCACTTCTAATGTCATCTCTTTATATTGCTGGTAAATCTTAATAGAAAGTTTCGTTCCAAAACCGTAGCCATTTAAAAAGCTCATTACTTTCTCTAATCCTTGATGTTCAACAATTGTCTCATATATTTCCTGAGCCTTTTGTTTATTAACAACACCATTTAACGCCTCAGGGTCATCCATAATTTTAGAAATAGCATGTTCTCCGAGATGGTCCACAATTTTTTCAGCTGTACGTTTTCCTATCCCTTTAAATAAATCACTCGCTAAATATTGCACCATACCTGCTTTTGTTTGCGGCAATTCTTTTTTAAATGTTTCAACCATATATTGTTTTCCATACTTTGGATGGTCCTTAAAATGACCTGTCAATGTAAACACTTCATCTTCATGCATGCGGGGAAAATGACCGTTTATCATTACTTTCTTTTCGTCATACGTTTCATTCGTTTCAATGACTTTCATACTGACAACGGAATAGAGGTTTTCTTCGTTGTGGAAAATGGTATGAAGAACTTGCGCTTTTATAAACTTTTTTTCTTCCTCAAACAAATCCATTGCATGTTGATTTCCCATCTTTCCTCTCCTTTCCGATATTTTCACTTTAATGAGCAGTACATCCCCCACCTTTTTAGATGAGGGATAACTACCCATTAAACTATATTTTTATCTTATTCAGCTTCTTGCTCTAATAAACGAACGCCATTACCCGCTAAAAAGTGATCTGGCTGAATTTCAGTTGCTTTCTTAAATAAAGCGAGAGCCTTCTCATTATTTTCCTCAAATACGTACGCAACACCTAAATTGTAATACGCATCTGCATGCTCTTCATCCATTTCTAATACCTTTTCAAAATAAGGTTTCGCCTCTTGAACATGTTCTAATCGCGCGAAGCAAAGTCCGCACTGGAATACAGCTTCTACATCGTTTTCATCTAATTCTGTTGCTCTTTGTAAGAATGGTAGTGCAAGACGATCATTTCCAAGCTGTACATGTGTGATACCTAACATAAATGTTACATCAGCTGATTGTAATCCAGCTTGCATTGCTTGTTCAAATACAGCTTTCGCCTCAGTAAATTGCTCTTGGCCATAATATACATTTCCTAAACCATAATAGGCAGCTGCAGATTTATCATCTAACTCTAGTGCGCGTTTATAAAATAAAATCGCTCGCTCGCTATCACCTAATACGTCTAATAAATTTGCAAAATTAATGTATCCAAGCGCATCTTTCGGATTTTCTTCGATTGCTTCTGTAAAATTTTTAGCTGCTTCTTCCCAGTTTCCTTCTTGCATATATTGAATACCTGTTTCAAGTTTGTTTGACATGTCCTTCACCTCTACAACAAATTATAACAAAGAATGTATTTTCCAAGCGAACGAAAATTCGCTTTATGTAAAAGAAACCTCTAACCGCTAATCGGCAGAGGCTTCTCGTTTATCCTAAATAATCCAATTTCTTACCACTACGGTATACTTCATCAATTGTAGCACCGCCTAAGCACTCATCTCCATCATAGAAAACAACTGCTTGTCCTGGTGTAATTGCACGAATTGGCTCATCACAAAGAATACGAACTGTATTTTCATCAACGATTTGAACCGTTACTTTATTGTCTTCTTGACGATAACGGAATTTCGCCGTGCACTTAAATTCGGTTTCTTTTTCTTTGTTACTTACCCATCCTACATTCGTAGCAATAACTTCATCACCATATAGAAGTTCGTTATGGAATCCTTGATCAACATATAAAATGTTTTCTTTTAGATTTTTCCCAACAGCAAACCATGGATCACCATTACCACCAATTCCAAGGCCATGACGTTGTCCAATTGTATAATACATTAAACCGTCATGCTTCCCTTTCACTTCACCAGATAATGTTTGCATTACACCTGGTTGTGCCGGTAAGTAGTTACTTAAGAAATCTTTAAAGTTACGCTCACCAATGAAGCAAATACCTGTACTATCTTTTTTCGCCGCTGTCGCTAAGCCAGCTTCTTTCGCCATTTCACGAATTTGCGGTTTCTTTAATTCACCTAACGGGAACATTGTTTTTGATAATTGCTCTTGGCTTAATTGATTTAAGAAATATGTTTGATCTTTATTGTCATCAACGCCGCGAAGCATTTTATATTCGCCGTCCATATAAGCAACGCGTGCATAATGGCCTGTTGCCACATAATCTGCACCAAGCGCAATTGCATGCTCTAAAAATGCTTTAAATTTAATTTCTTTATTACACATTACATC
This DNA window, taken from Bacillus cereus ATCC 14579, encodes the following:
- a CDS encoding YrzQ family protein, translated to MNLRNSLIALGVGAAAYQYARKQDVFSKRNMKKARKMIKSYL
- the recD2 gene encoding SF1B family DNA helicase RecD2 codes for the protein MGNQHAMDLFEEEKKFIKAQVLHTIFHNEENLYSVVSMKVIETNETYDEKKVMINGHFPRMHEDEVFTLTGHFKDHPKYGKQYMVETFKKELPQTKAGMVQYLASDLFKGIGKRTAEKIVDHLGEHAISKIMDDPEALNGVVNKQKAQEIYETIVEHQGLEKVMSFLNGYGFGTKLSIKIYQQYKEMTLEVIRNNPYQLIEEVDGIGFGRADDIGRALGISGNHDDRVRAGCFYTLENVSLQLGHVYMRKDQLVRETMSLLNNQEGRVTEEDIIGCIETMQSEGKVIIEEERVYLATLFYSEKGVVKSIRRLMNQEETPSFPEAEVLKTLGEIEEQLNVQYAPFQQEAIQTALHKPMMLLTGGPGTGKTTVIKGIVEMYASLHGLSLNPNEYSDDNPFPILLTAPTGRAAKRMSESTGLPACTIHRLLGWTPEGSFQRNETDPVQGKLLIIDEFSMVDIWLANQLFKSLPTNIQVIVVGDEDQLPSVGPGQVLKDLLNAGAVPTVKLTEIYRQAEGSSVIQLAHAIKNGTLPPDLAQNKKDRSFISCTGAQIVEVVKKVCENAKTKGFSARDVQVLAPMYRGPAGINVLNEALQQVFNPKREKSKEIQYGDVVYRRGDKVLQLVNQPESQVFNGDIGEIVSVFYAKENVEQQDMIIVSFDGIEVTYTKPDLNQITHAYCCSIHKSQGSEFPIVIMPIVKSYNRMLRRNLIYTGITRSKKFLIICGEEAAFQSGVNRLDDAMRQTTLASRLQESQGEVQMVTVNGEEMDVENISPYDFM
- a CDS encoding tetratricopeptide repeat protein, translating into MSNKLETGIQYMQEGNWEEAAKNFTEAIEENPKDALGYINFANLLDVLGDSERAILFYKRALELDDKSAAAYYGLGNVYYGQEQFTEAKAVFEQAMQAGLQSADVTFMLGITHVQLGNDRLALPFLQRATELDENDVEAVFQCGLCFARLEHVQEAKPYFEKVLEMDEEHADAYYNLGVAYVFEENNEKALALFKKATEIQPDHFLAGNGVRLLEQEAE
- the mnmA gene encoding tRNA 2-thiouridine(34) synthase MnmA, with amino-acid sequence MNKLPHETRVVIGMSGGVDSSVAALLLKEQGYDVIGIFMKNWDDTDENGVCTATEDYNDVIEVCNQIGIPYYAVNFEKQYWDKVFTYFLDEYRAGRTPNPDVMCNKEIKFKAFLEHAIALGADYVATGHYARVAYMDGEYKMLRGVDDNKDQTYFLNQLSQEQLSKTMFPLGELKKPQIREMAKEAGLATAAKKDSTGICFIGERNFKDFLSNYLPAQPGVMQTLSGEVKGKHDGLMYYTIGQRHGLGIGGNGDPWFAVGKNLKENILYVDQGFHNELLYGDEVIATNVGWVSNKEKETEFKCTAKFRYRQEDNKVTVQIVDENTVRILCDEPIRAITPGQAVVFYDGDECLGGATIDEVYRSGKKLDYLG